One segment of Pantoea sp. Lij88 DNA contains the following:
- the prlC gene encoding oligopeptidase A — translation MTNPLLTSFTLPPFSAIKPEHVVPAVTEVLSHCRAEVEKVVAQGAPYTWDNLVQPLAETDDRLSRIFSPVSHLNAVKNSPELREAYEQTLPLLSEYSTWVGQHEGLYQAYRNLKEGDQYAALDLAQKKAVDNALRDFELSGIGLPKDKQQRYGEIAARLSELGSAYSNNVLDATMGWSKLITDESELAGMPESAMAAAKAQAEAKEQDGWLLTLDIPSYLPVMTYCDNAALREEMYRAYATRASDQGPNAGKWDNGPIMAEELALRHELAQLLGFDSYADKSLATKMAQSPSQVIDFLNDLAERARPQGEKELEQLRAFAQKEHGVEQLNPWDLTYYGEKQKQHLYTISDEQLRPYFPEERAVAGLFEVVKRIYGISAKQRTDVEVYHPDVKFFDLFDETGELRGSFYLDLYAREHKRGGAWMDDCVGQMRKADGSLQKPVAYLTCNFNRPVKGKPALFTHDEVITLFHEFGHGLHHMLTRIEAPGVSGISGVPWDAVELPSQFMENWCWEPEALAFISGHFETGEPLPKALLDKMLAAKNYQAALFILRQLEFGLFDFRLHTEFNPEKGAQILETLREVKSRVAVVPGPEWGRFPHAFSHIFAGGYAAGYYSYLWADVLAADAYSRFEEEGIFNRETGQSFLDNILTRGGSEEPMELFKRFRGREPQLDAMLEHYGIQG, via the coding sequence ATGACCAATCCGCTACTGACATCTTTTACGCTCCCCCCTTTTTCTGCCATTAAGCCTGAACATGTGGTGCCTGCCGTGACGGAAGTGCTGAGTCACTGTCGCGCAGAAGTCGAAAAAGTCGTGGCGCAGGGTGCGCCGTATACCTGGGATAATCTGGTTCAGCCACTGGCGGAAACCGACGATCGTCTGAGCCGTATTTTCTCACCGGTCAGCCATCTGAATGCGGTAAAAAACAGCCCGGAGCTGCGTGAAGCCTATGAGCAGACGCTGCCGCTGCTCTCTGAATACAGCACCTGGGTCGGTCAGCATGAAGGCCTCTATCAGGCGTATCGCAACCTCAAAGAGGGCGATCAGTACGCGGCTCTGGATCTGGCGCAGAAGAAAGCGGTCGATAACGCCCTGCGTGATTTCGAACTCTCCGGTATTGGCCTGCCAAAAGATAAACAGCAGCGTTATGGCGAAATCGCCGCGCGCCTTTCTGAGCTGGGTTCGGCATACAGCAACAACGTGCTCGATGCGACCATGGGCTGGAGCAAGCTGATCACCGATGAAAGCGAGCTGGCCGGTATGCCGGAAAGCGCGATGGCGGCGGCGAAAGCACAGGCGGAAGCCAAAGAGCAGGACGGCTGGCTGCTGACGCTGGATATCCCAAGCTATCTGCCGGTCATGACCTACTGCGACAACGCCGCGCTGCGTGAAGAGATGTATCGCGCCTATGCGACGCGCGCCTCCGATCAGGGGCCGAATGCCGGTAAGTGGGATAACGGCCCGATCATGGCCGAAGAGCTGGCGCTGCGTCACGAGCTGGCACAGCTGCTGGGCTTCGACTCCTATGCCGATAAATCGCTGGCGACCAAAATGGCGCAAAGCCCGTCTCAGGTGATCGACTTCCTGAATGACCTGGCGGAGCGTGCGCGTCCGCAGGGTGAAAAAGAGCTGGAGCAGCTGCGTGCCTTTGCGCAGAAAGAGCATGGCGTTGAGCAGCTTAATCCGTGGGATCTCACCTATTATGGTGAAAAGCAGAAGCAGCATCTCTACACCATCAGCGATGAGCAGCTGCGTCCTTACTTCCCGGAAGAGCGTGCGGTCGCTGGTCTGTTTGAAGTGGTGAAGCGCATTTACGGCATCAGCGCGAAGCAGCGTACCGACGTTGAGGTTTACCATCCGGATGTGAAGTTCTTCGATCTGTTCGATGAAACCGGCGAACTGCGCGGCAGCTTCTATCTTGACCTCTACGCCCGCGAGCACAAACGTGGCGGTGCGTGGATGGATGACTGCGTCGGCCAGATGCGTAAAGCCGATGGCAGCCTGCAGAAGCCCGTCGCCTACCTGACCTGTAACTTTAACCGTCCGGTGAAAGGCAAACCTGCGCTGTTCACCCATGACGAAGTGATTACCCTGTTCCATGAGTTTGGTCACGGCCTGCACCACATGCTGACCCGCATCGAAGCGCCTGGCGTCTCCGGTATCAGCGGTGTGCCATGGGATGCGGTCGAACTGCCAAGCCAGTTTATGGAAAACTGGTGCTGGGAACCGGAAGCGCTGGCGTTTATCTCGGGTCACTTTGAAACCGGCGAACCGCTGCCGAAAGCGTTGCTGGATAAAATGCTGGCGGCGAAAAACTATCAGGCCGCGTTGTTTATCCTGCGTCAGCTGGAGTTCGGCCTGTTCGATTTCCGTCTGCACACCGAGTTCAACCCGGAGAAAGGCGCGCAGATTCTGGAAACCCTGCGCGAAGTGAAAAGCCGCGTGGCGGTGGTTCCGGGTCCGGAATGGGGCCGTTTCCCGCACGCTTTCAGCCACATCTTTGCAGGTGGCTATGCGGCAGGTTACTACAGCTATCTCTGGGCCGACGTGCTGGCGGCAGATGCGTACTCCCGCTTCGAAGAAGAGGGCATCTTCAACCGCGAAACCGGTCAGTCGTTCCTGGATAACATCCTGACGCGCGGCGGTTCTGAAGAGCCGATGGAGCTGTTCAAACGCTTCCGTGGCCGTGAGCCGCAGCTCGATGCGATGCTGGAACATTACGGCATTCAGGGATAA
- the rsmJ gene encoding 16S rRNA (guanine(1516)-N(2))-methyltransferase RsmJ produces MKICLLDESGAGDGALSLLAQRWQLEHDEDALLALVQTPTHLELRKRDEPKLGGIYVDFVTGAMAHRRRFGGGRGEAVAKAVGIKGGYLPDVVDATAGLGRDAFVLAALGCRVRMLERHPVVAALLEDGLQRGYQDAEIGPWLRDRLTLIHAASAQALGDITPQPDVVYLDPMYPHRQKSALVKKEMRVFQSLVGPDEDADALLEPARRLAKKRIVVKRPDYAPPLAGVVTQAAVVTKSHRFDIYPPL; encoded by the coding sequence GTGAAAATCTGTTTACTCGATGAATCAGGCGCCGGAGACGGCGCCTTATCACTTTTAGCGCAGCGCTGGCAGCTGGAGCACGATGAAGACGCGCTGCTGGCGCTGGTGCAGACCCCAACGCACCTGGAACTGCGCAAGCGTGATGAGCCAAAGCTGGGCGGGATTTATGTTGATTTCGTCACGGGCGCGATGGCGCATCGGCGTCGCTTCGGCGGTGGACGCGGCGAAGCCGTCGCTAAAGCGGTCGGCATCAAAGGCGGTTATCTGCCGGATGTGGTTGATGCGACTGCCGGACTGGGCCGTGATGCGTTTGTGCTGGCGGCGCTCGGCTGCCGGGTGCGGATGCTGGAGCGCCATCCGGTGGTGGCAGCGCTGCTGGAAGATGGATTGCAGCGCGGTTATCAGGATGCGGAAATTGGCCCGTGGCTGCGCGACCGCCTGACGCTGATTCATGCTGCCAGCGCGCAGGCGCTGGGCGATATCACGCCGCAGCCGGATGTGGTTTATCTCGATCCGATGTATCCCCATCGCCAGAAAAGTGCGCTGGTGAAAAAAGAGATGCGGGTCTTTCAGTCGCTGGTCGGGCCGGATGAAGATGCAGATGCGTTACTGGAACCGGCCCGTCGGCTGGCGAAGAAACGGATTGTGGTCAAACGGCCAGACTATGCTCCGCCGCTGGCGGGTGTGGTGACGCAGGCGGCCGTGGTCACTAAAAGCCATCGCTTTGATATTTATCCTCCGCTTTAA
- the uspA gene encoding universal stress protein UspA, producing MAYKHILIAVDLSPESQLLVDKAVSLARPYDARISLIHVDVNYSDLYTGLIDVNLGDMQKRISEETHAALKGLSDAAGYPISETLSGSGDLGQVLVDAIKKYDVDLVVCGHHQDFWSKLMSSARQLINTVHIDMLIVPLRD from the coding sequence ATGGCTTATAAACACATCCTGATTGCAGTCGACCTTTCTCCCGAAAGCCAGTTGCTGGTGGATAAGGCCGTCTCACTGGCTCGTCCGTACGATGCCAGAATTTCCCTGATTCACGTTGATGTGAATTACTCCGACCTCTACACCGGCCTGATTGATGTCAACTTAGGGGATATGCAGAAGCGCATCTCTGAAGAGACGCATGCGGCACTGAAAGGGTTGTCAGATGCGGCGGGCTATCCGATCAGTGAAACGCTGAGCGGCAGTGGCGACCTGGGCCAGGTTCTGGTTGATGCGATCAAGAAATATGACGTTGACCTGGTGGTTTGTGGTCATCATCAGGATTTCTGGAGCAAGCTGATGTCCTCAGCCCGTCAGCTGATCAACACCGTGCACATCGACATGCTGATTGTGCCGCTGCGCGATTAA
- the uspB gene encoding universal stress protein UspB has product MISTIALFWALCVVCIVNMARYFSSLRALLAVLRGCDPLLYQYVDGAGFFTSHGQPSKQVRLVTYIWAKRYLDHHDDEFIRRCERVRGQFVLTSALCGLVVISLVALAIWH; this is encoded by the coding sequence ATGATCAGCACTATTGCGCTTTTTTGGGCTCTTTGTGTGGTGTGTATCGTGAATATGGCGCGCTATTTTTCGTCTCTGCGCGCGCTGCTGGCGGTATTACGGGGATGTGATCCGCTGCTGTATCAGTATGTCGATGGGGCAGGGTTTTTTACCTCTCACGGTCAGCCGAGCAAGCAGGTGCGTCTGGTCACCTACATCTGGGCAAAACGCTATCTCGATCATCATGACGATGAGTTTATCCGGCGCTGCGAGCGGGTTCGGGGGCAGTTCGTTCTGACCAGTGCGCTGTGTGGGCTGGTGGTCATCAGTCTGGTGGCGCTGGCGATCTGGCATTAA
- the pitA gene encoding inorganic phosphate transporter PitA translates to MLHLFAGLDLSTSLLLVLALLFVLFYEAINGFHDTANAVATVIYTRAMRAQLAVVMAGVFNFLGVLLGGLSVAYAIVHMLPTDLLLNVGSAHGLAMVFSMLLAAIIWNLGTWYLGLPASSSHTLIGAIIGIGLTNALMSGTSVVDALNIPKVLNIFLSLILSPIVGLVMAGGLIFILRRYWSNTKKRARIHMTPADREKIDGKKKPPFWTRIALIVSAIGVSYSHGANDGQKGIGLIMLVLIGVAPAGFVVNMNASGYDITRTRDAVNHLEQYYQQHNASLNHIIQMAPPKLPTPEEVPAASPKEFHCDSARALQAVQGAQVLLNNLQSYDQLTVDQRGQMRRLLLCISDTADKAARLEETSPDDKRFLNKLKSDLLGTIEYAPIWIIVAVALALGIGTMIGWRRVATTIGEKIGKKGMTYAQGMSAQVTAALSIGVASYTGMPVSTTHILSSSVAGTMLVDGGGLQSRTIKNIAMAWIFTLPVCILLSGSLYWIALKLV, encoded by the coding sequence ATGCTACATCTGTTTGCTGGTCTAGACCTCAGTACTAGCCTGTTATTGGTTCTTGCCCTGCTGTTTGTATTGTTTTACGAAGCGATCAACGGTTTCCACGACACGGCCAACGCAGTTGCGACGGTCATCTATACGCGTGCCATGCGTGCCCAGCTTGCTGTGGTGATGGCGGGTGTATTCAACTTCCTTGGCGTGCTGCTCGGTGGATTGAGTGTCGCTTACGCCATTGTTCATATGCTTCCTACCGATCTGTTGTTGAATGTTGGATCGGCTCACGGTCTCGCCATGGTGTTTTCTATGCTGCTGGCGGCGATTATCTGGAACCTCGGCACCTGGTATCTCGGTCTGCCGGCCTCCAGCTCCCATACGCTGATCGGCGCCATTATCGGTATCGGTCTGACCAACGCCCTGATGAGCGGAACCTCGGTGGTTGATGCGCTCAACATCCCGAAAGTCCTGAACATCTTCCTTTCTCTGATCCTGTCGCCGATTGTCGGCCTGGTGATGGCGGGCGGCCTGATCTTTATTCTGCGTCGCTACTGGAGCAATACCAAAAAGCGTGCGCGTATTCATATGACACCTGCTGACCGCGAGAAGATCGACGGCAAGAAAAAGCCGCCGTTCTGGACCCGTATCGCCCTGATTGTTTCGGCGATTGGCGTGAGCTATTCGCACGGTGCGAATGACGGTCAGAAAGGCATTGGCCTGATCATGCTGGTCCTGATTGGCGTGGCACCGGCTGGTTTCGTGGTGAATATGAATGCCTCCGGTTATGACATCACGCGCACCCGCGATGCGGTCAATCACCTGGAGCAGTATTACCAGCAGCACAACGCCTCGCTGAACCACATCATCCAGATGGCACCGCCTAAGCTGCCAACGCCGGAAGAAGTGCCAGCGGCCAGCCCGAAAGAGTTCCACTGTGACAGCGCGCGCGCATTGCAGGCGGTACAGGGTGCGCAGGTGTTGCTGAATAATCTGCAGAGCTACGATCAGCTGACAGTTGATCAGCGCGGTCAGATGCGTCGTCTGCTGCTGTGTATCTCCGATACCGCCGATAAAGCGGCCCGTCTGGAAGAGACCTCACCCGATGACAAACGCTTCCTCAATAAGCTGAAAAGCGACCTGCTGGGTACCATCGAGTATGCGCCTATCTGGATTATTGTGGCCGTAGCGCTGGCGCTGGGCATCGGCACCATGATTGGCTGGCGTCGTGTTGCCACCACTATTGGTGAGAAGATTGGTAAAAAAGGCATGACCTATGCACAGGGAATGTCAGCACAGGTGACAGCCGCGCTGTCGATTGGCGTCGCCAGCTATACCGGCATGCCCGTCTCCACCACGCATATCCTCTCTTCATCGGTAGCCGGTACGATGCTGGTTGACGGTGGCGGATTGCAGAGCCGAACCATCAAGAACATCGCCATGGCGTGGATCTTCACCCTGCCGGTTTGTATTCTGCTGTCGGGTTCGCTCTACTGGATTGCCTTAAAACTGGTGTGA
- a CDS encoding NAD(P)/FAD-dependent oxidoreductase, with amino-acid sequence MEQFDVIIIGAGAAGLFCAAQAGQRGRRVLLLDNGKKPGRKILMSGGGRCNFTNLYTEPAAYLSHNPHFCKSALARYTQWDFIDLVNRHGIAWHEKTLGQLFCDDSAQQIVDLLLAECDKGNVTLRLRSEVLSVARDESGYTLQLNGSTVQAEKLVIASGGLSMPGLGASPFGYKIAEQFGLSVFPTRAALVPFTLHKPLLEQLQTLSGVALETTIDAQDGTRFKEAMLFTHRGLSGPAVLQISSYWLPGEFVTIDLSPATPLDAFLAAQREAHPNLSLKNSLAKILPKRLVEVLQALNVVPDITLKQLNSKQQTELVQTLHAWRIQPNGTEGYRTAEVTLGGVDTTQLSSKTMEARAVPGLYFIGEVADVTGWLGGYNFQWAWSSAWACAQAL; translated from the coding sequence GTGGAACAGTTTGACGTTATCATCATTGGTGCCGGAGCCGCAGGGCTCTTCTGCGCCGCCCAGGCCGGACAGCGGGGACGCCGCGTGTTACTGCTGGATAACGGCAAAAAGCCAGGACGCAAGATTCTGATGTCTGGCGGTGGCCGCTGCAATTTCACCAATCTCTATACGGAACCCGCGGCCTATCTGTCGCACAATCCCCACTTCTGTAAATCGGCGCTGGCGCGTTATACCCAGTGGGATTTTATCGATCTGGTTAATCGCCACGGTATCGCCTGGCATGAGAAAACCCTGGGGCAGCTCTTTTGTGATGACTCTGCCCAGCAGATTGTCGATCTGCTGCTGGCCGAATGTGACAAAGGCAATGTCACGCTGCGACTGCGCAGTGAAGTGCTCAGCGTAGCGCGCGATGAAAGCGGTTATACCCTTCAGCTCAACGGCAGCACGGTTCAGGCGGAGAAGCTGGTCATTGCCAGTGGCGGTCTGTCGATGCCTGGCCTGGGCGCTTCGCCGTTTGGCTATAAAATTGCGGAGCAGTTCGGACTGAGCGTGTTCCCGACGCGCGCGGCGCTGGTGCCGTTTACCCTGCACAAGCCGCTGCTGGAGCAGTTGCAGACGCTGTCAGGCGTCGCGCTGGAGACCACTATCGATGCGCAGGATGGCACCCGCTTCAAAGAGGCGATGCTCTTTACCCACCGTGGTCTCTCCGGCCCGGCGGTATTGCAGATTTCCAGCTACTGGCTGCCGGGTGAGTTCGTCACCATCGATCTCTCGCCCGCCACACCACTTGACGCGTTTCTGGCGGCGCAGCGTGAAGCGCATCCGAATCTCAGCCTGAAAAACAGCCTGGCGAAAATCCTGCCAAAGCGTCTGGTGGAAGTCCTGCAGGCGCTGAATGTGGTGCCGGATATCACCCTGAAGCAGCTCAACAGCAAACAGCAAACCGAGCTGGTGCAGACGCTGCACGCCTGGCGCATCCAGCCAAACGGCACCGAGGGGTATCGTACTGCGGAAGTGACGCTGGGCGGCGTGGATACCACACAGCTCTCCTCGAAAACCATGGAGGCGCGCGCGGTGCCGGGGCTTTACTTTATTGGGGAAGTGGCCGATGTCACCGGCTGGCTGGGGGGATATAACTTCCAGTGGGCCTGGAGTTCCGCCTGGGCCTGCGCCCAGGCGTTGTAA
- a CDS encoding aldo/keto reductase: MKLRTLGRTGQRVSEIGFGAWAIGGTWGEVSMEDAKAALNAALDAGITFIDTADVYGDGRSEKIIAEVLNQRGGERPFVATKLGRRLSPHVAEGYNAENLNAFIERSRENLQTETLDLVQLHCPPTEVYYNPDVFAVMDEMVAAGKIRHYGVSVEKVEEGLKALEFPNVASIQLIYNIFRQRPAELLLREAKRRDVAIIARVPLASGLLTGKMRADSVFAADDHRTFNRNGEAFDKGETFSGVPYEVALEAVEEIRRFVTGDTTMAMFALRWILMNEDVSVVIPGAKNREQAEANARASDVDALSAETMAALKQIYQEKIAPHVHQRW; encoded by the coding sequence ATGAAACTACGAACACTGGGCCGTACCGGTCAGCGCGTCTCCGAAATTGGCTTTGGCGCATGGGCTATTGGCGGAACCTGGGGAGAAGTGAGTATGGAGGATGCCAAAGCCGCGCTGAACGCTGCGCTGGATGCAGGCATCACCTTTATTGATACCGCCGATGTCTATGGCGATGGTCGCTCCGAAAAGATTATCGCAGAGGTGCTGAATCAGCGCGGCGGGGAACGCCCGTTTGTGGCGACCAAGCTGGGGCGTCGCCTTTCACCGCACGTGGCTGAGGGCTACAACGCCGAAAACCTCAACGCGTTTATCGAACGCTCACGGGAAAATCTGCAGACCGAAACGCTGGATCTGGTGCAGCTGCATTGCCCGCCAACCGAGGTCTACTACAACCCGGACGTGTTTGCCGTGATGGATGAGATGGTCGCCGCCGGAAAAATCCGTCATTACGGCGTTTCCGTTGAGAAAGTCGAGGAAGGTCTGAAGGCGCTGGAGTTTCCCAACGTCGCGTCAATTCAGCTGATCTACAACATCTTCCGCCAGCGTCCGGCTGAGCTGCTGCTGCGTGAAGCGAAACGCCGTGACGTGGCGATCATCGCCCGTGTGCCGCTGGCTTCAGGCTTACTGACCGGCAAAATGCGCGCCGACAGCGTGTTTGCCGCTGACGACCATCGCACCTTTAACCGTAATGGCGAAGCGTTCGATAAAGGCGAAACCTTCTCCGGCGTGCCTTATGAGGTGGCGCTGGAGGCGGTTGAGGAGATTCGCCGCTTTGTCACGGGTGACACCACCATGGCGATGTTTGCGCTGCGCTGGATCCTGATGAACGAAGATGTCAGCGTGGTGATTCCTGGCGCGAAAAACCGCGAACAGGCTGAAGCCAATGCCCGCGCCAGCGACGTCGACGCGCTCTCTGCAGAGACGATGGCGGCACTGAAGCAGATCTATCAGGAGAAGATCGCACCTCACGTGCATCAGCGCTGGTAA